One genomic region from Acidimicrobiia bacterium encodes:
- the infA gene encoding translation initiation factor IF-1 encodes MAKPKDDTILVEGTVVEPLPNAMFRVELENGHKVLAHISGKMRMNYIRILPGDRVQVELTPYDLSRGRITYRYK; translated from the coding sequence CTGGCGAAGCCGAAGGATGACACGATCCTGGTCGAGGGAACGGTGGTTGAGCCGCTCCCGAACGCCATGTTCCGTGTCGAGCTCGAGAACGGGCACAAAGTGCTCGCACACATCTCCGGGAAGATGCGGATGAACTACATCCGGATCCTGCCGGGCGACCGGGTGCAGGTCGAGCTCACTCCTTACGACTTGAGTCGTGGTCGCATCACCTACCGGTACAAGTAG
- the rpsM gene encoding 30S ribosomal protein S13, protein YIYGVGRNVAKTVCDQTKLSRDTRVRDLTDEEIAKLRSWIDANLKVEGDLRREVAANIKRKVEIGSYEGIRHRRGLPVRGQRTRTNARTRKGPKKTVAGRKKARK, encoded by the coding sequence TACATCTATGGCGTCGGTCGAAACGTCGCGAAGACGGTGTGTGACCAGACCAAGCTCTCGCGTGACACCCGCGTGCGCGACCTCACCGACGAGGAAATCGCCAAGCTGCGGTCATGGATCGACGCGAACCTCAAGGTCGAGGGTGACCTGCGCCGCGAGGTTGCCGCCAACATCAAGCGCAAGGTCGAGATCGGGAGCTACGAGGGCATCCGGCACCGCCGGGGCCTGCCGGTCCGTGGCCAGCGCACCCGCACGAACGCGCGCACCCGCAAGGGTCCGAAGAAGACCGTCGCCGGCCGCAAGAAGGCCCGCAAGTGA
- a CDS encoding ribbon-helix-helix protein, CopG family produces the protein MPKAISVRLDDDALRALAVLEAGQMSRSDAIRAAIVETATRRRRADVMRAEAAAIAADPADRAEVAAVLEMMEELSDPW, from the coding sequence GTGCCCAAGGCGATCTCGGTTCGGCTCGACGACGACGCGCTGCGCGCCCTCGCCGTGCTCGAAGCCGGCCAGATGTCTCGATCCGACGCTATTCGGGCCGCCATCGTGGAGACCGCGACCCGACGCCGACGCGCCGACGTCATGCGGGCCGAAGCGGCAGCGATCGCGGCCGACCCCGCGGACCGGGCCGAGGTGGCGGCCGTCCTCGAGATGATGGAGGAGCTGAGTGACCCGTGGTGA